The stretch of DNA GAACTCTTCAGGTGGGACCActgtttagttttcttttaaccaGAAACATGATTCAATGTGGAGAGCACAGTTGCAatagtgattttaaaaaaaacctattaaaaatacagcaaaagGGGGCAGTTGCTGTCAAGATAACAGGatgtttaaagtttttaaatctgttttggcTGTTTGATTTACTTCATGTCAAGGTTACCCTCATTAACTTTATTACAAATAGTATATTTTTTAGGGAAAcactattttgattaaaaaaatcttcaaaatcTGAGAAACCAACTTATTCAAGGATTCAGATGGTGGTGAGATTTAAGAATTTCTGGAAActtgcagaattaaaaaaaaaacatgcttaagTTAACTGCAGTTCATTTGTAAATCAATGTTCTACTTTTTTACCTAATGCAGCTAATCTTTTTCTATTTGCAGAGGAAACAAATCTTTAGGCAGACGTGTTGGTGCAGGTTTTCCTGTAGCATGGTTTTTACAGTCAAACTGTTCCGAGTTTAGCACTGGTTGTTAAACTAGTTGCAGCCATCTGACACTGGTATTCCTCTTGCAGCAACTTTGTTTTGAAATTGCTAAAGCAGATGTaagcatttcaaaataaatcgGTATGCCCATTTGGGGAGTCtaatagataaaaaaaaaatgtaactttcaAAGGTGGGATCTCTgtagatttaatattttttccagAAGGTTTTGTATGAGTGAATAAACTGCCACTCTCTCCGTTCTACACCATTTGTATATGTttgatacattaaaaaaaggttCTGATGTAAAATTCAGAGATTAAATATGATCCTGGCATTAAAATAAGCTAATTTTGTCTTATTACATGCTGGTACTTTTTGTCACCTGAAAGATAATATTCCAGCTACTGTGATGTCTGGTTGGTGTGACTTTTTGGTTGGTGTAAATACTTAATTTCTTACTTCAAAATATCCACACAAGCTATTCTGTGGCAGCATACTGAGGAAACAGTATTACTTATTCCATTGCTCTTTGATTTTAGAAATAacaggaacaagtgaaggttcatcattttcatgctgaaaagtgtGTAAAATTAACCTCTGTTCCGTTCCGTTCCTGTGCAGCTTCATACGCGATGGTCAGCAAGCGGATCTGTTCCAGCAGCAAGTCCCCTGCTTCTTTCTGGGGAGCTTGTCAGAATAATAGGGGCACCTTTGAAACAAGCTTTATTCTGGCCTATGTACATGGGCTGGTGGTGGGGAAAGAGGACCTGGCTTTTTTTTAGCAGATAGTGACCTATGGCTTTCAGAAGCCTTATGGGGTCCTGGGATACCTACAGAAGAAATTGCATCCTCTCTTCTAGCTCTTGTGACTTGAATGCTTGATGGCTACAGTTATTCAATATGTATGTGTATACATACCTTGACACCCCCTTCTTGGAGAAATGGCAGCTGAGTCTTTAACATCAAAACCTGTAAAGTGCAGATGAGTCAAAGGGTGCTTCCTGGCTCAGTTTGCCTCTAAGTCTGCATTGCTGGTCCTGTGCATTAAATCTGTGGCATAGAATTGGGCACGCAGCCAAGGGGTTTTTAAGCCTGGTCTTTCCTGACCTATCTGAAATAATTCTGAGCCTAAGCCCTCTCGTTCGCAATAGACGTGTATAATTTCCTTAGCCTATACAACACTCCTGTcaccaaagcatttttttctataGCCACCTGGTGATCAGCTGATGCCAAAGATGTGGGTTTCTACAAAGTCACTGTATAAATGATGCCCAAGCTGGTCTACTTTCATTGTTTTCTACCAGTATATTTACAGCTGCCTGGAACTTTAAAATAGTGAATAATGGACACATTGTGAAATTTCCCCCGTAGTGGGGTGGTATGTTAAAAGTTGGCTTTTGACACAGTGGTTcagatttatataaataaacttTAATACAGAGATCACATCTTTGGTACTTCCTGCCTGATGAAAGTTTAGATTGGTACAGTAACATCAGGTGGTTGTCTGTCTAAGGGAAGCATGGCAAATGTCAAATTAACCTAAATTAGagtctattttattttcttaggcCACTGTGGTTTAAACTACATAagctcttatttaaaaaaaatatatagaaaattGCTTTATTAAACAGTGTACAGGTCATTACAGCCAGATAATTCAGTCCATTTATTTGCTCCTCTGCAGCTGTGGCTGTAAAGTGAATGATTCTGATGAAGAAGGAAAAATAGTCAATACTGTGTTCCCTAGCTAGAGCTGTACAGTGGAACTGGCACAAAAATCCATCTGCTGTGGTCCAAGGTGCTTGGAGAAACTAGTACTTATCCAGATCCAAAACTCCCTCACGATTTTTTGATGACTTCTTCCTTCAGTTTTTCAGCCAAGTGTTTCCGTTTCTGCAGCTGTCTTTTCTCCTCTTCAGAAATTTccttttgagaaaacaaaacgttAACATTGTGCCCCATAGCACCTTCTGCCTTTACTTAAGACCTGAGCTACTGGGCACTTGAATTACAACAACCCTGAAGTTTGCTGTAGCTCTACATGTGTGGGTTATACCCACAGGTAAAACCTCCTCCCAGCCATGATGCAGCTGCATGATCAGTAAAGAAACCTAAAACAATAATATTACCCACTCAgaagagatttattttttgtcaaggGTATATTGAACATGAAGATAGCACATCATCAGCAGATTAAAGATGACCCTCCCCTACACAGAATGATGTAAATGATTTTGTGGAATGTTCTATGCAGAAATAAAAGGGACTCAATCCCAAATGCATCACacaacaaaacactgtttaggTGCCCTGTGTGCCTGTCTTGGCTGGGACCAGTTCGCGGTCTGTACACTCTCTTCAGCAACTTTATCATTGACTCGTGTACCAGAACTGTCCTTTTTTGCGTGACGACAGAAACAGTGTACAACTGTGAAACAAAGGCAAcgcaaaacaaaaaggaagtcCTGGTTTGAAGTGCCATGTAAATAATGACATCACAGTGTTTGCTTAATGGTTTTAGCAGTGCAGTGTCCCAAGTTCTTCGTTTAAAATGATGTGTTGAGCACATGGATAATAAATTAGTTTGGCAGTACTGAGCCTAGTTGTTTGATGCAATGGTTGTTCAAAAAGTGGGGTTTAAGTATGTAAAATGAAATATAGCATCTGTACATTTTTTCATCAGAGCACTTATTTTAAAGATATTGCTAGGtttttaaccagtttctatcaaAAGTTAGTAATTATCTTTCTGCCATGCTTGTCCTCGATGAAGGAAATTCCATCCTAAAGTATCGGTGATTATTTACATCAAGGAGGATCAAAATGCTACAGAAATCTATGTGGCGTTCAGATGACTTGGACATGCAGTATTCCTATTCTGATCCCAATTAACCTACACCTTGATAAAACAGTTATTGCTGGTGTGTCCGCTACAGGTCAAAAGGTTCATTACCACGGTCCTGGGGGCAAGAGCCACTGGCGATTCCTCTGACGTGGACAGTttgtctctctgctctctcttcaTGGCTAGCAGCCTGTCCCTCTGCTGTCTCAGATAGTGCGCCCTCTGCTGGAGTTGCTCCTGCTGTGCAGCTGACAGCTCCTACAGcacacgcgcgcacacacacacacagtttaaGTAACTCAGTTTGCTAACAAGGCCTAATGACACTCCAGATTTGCTCCAGTGAGTTCTCAAGCTGCTATTAAAAACAGGTGTGATGAACTTCCTTCAGTCCTTCCAACTAGAAAAAGAGCACGTGAACTCACAGTGAAAGGCCTGGATATCCCGGCCTCCCTACGCGCCTCTTCCAGCCAGGCCTCGGCAGCCTCAGTGCTGCTCTTCTCCCTGGGGTCTGCCGCTGGCTCGGACCCCCTGACTGGAGCTCTCACAGGGGCCAGAAGCTTAGCATCTGCACCGCTCCTCCCTGGGCGACACATTGAACACAGTTTGCACCAGATTATTCACTCACTGCACTCAAAACACTCATTCCAGCCTGAAGAGGCACAAAACTGACCGCAGTCCCATGCGGGGGAAGGAGAAGAATGTGTACATAGCTGCATAACAGGTACCTGGAAACTTTCAGTGTTTTTCgaccgaaacgtgttttctttcttctctcttcagcatggaattactattactcgttcctttgcagcctacacattcTGATGCAGTTTCCCACCTGAACATATTCTCACtatgttttctccaggtgcttcagttccctcccacagtccaaaacccCCTCAGGATTTTCTGAGGACTTtcttcagcttttcagccaagAGTTTCTGTTTCTGCAGCTGTTGCCTTTAAATGGCATCTCTCCATTGTGCCCTCTCCTTATGCATGGGTGCCCAAGGGCTGTCTCACCCCGAGTGAATCCATGCACCTGCCAGGTTTATAGCTGAACCCGCTAAGTGTAAAGCAGTTACTGAACATGGATGGTTTCTTGTTGCAGATTAGAGCAGCACTACTCTACATGGCTATAGGACATCTTGGCTATACACTGGTCTAGTCTTTGCTAAGCAAATATACACCACAGTGCGGACTCCTCTAAGTTGTACACTCCAGAGTGTTACAAGACCACCATTAATAAGAGCCAGACCAGTTCATTTGTCATAAGATTTAAATATACTGCTTCactttaattattatattagcAACTGAATGACATTTGCATTACTTGTATAGTAATGCAAAAATTGTACAGTTGCTAATACAGTACCACATAATTCACAAGACACAAGACACAAGCACATCTTTACACCTACCACCTACCAGGCAGCAGCTTTGCAGTGGGCTGTGTGCCAACTTTGTTGGTGCCATGTTTCATGTTATCCCCAGCTTTGCCAgcactttttatatttttctcctCGGCCATCCTTGAGGCATTGCACACCTACAaagaaaatataccaacatCACACTCTCTGGATTACATCTTGGCTGCCCATTTTAATCACACTGTTAGCTCCAAGAACATCATCTTTCATGTAATGGTAGATTTAATTCATTTCTTTGTTCACATGCCCATCATTTCCCAAGCATATAGGTCCAAACAAACCCCGAATGTAGTTTATCGTATCACTTTATCAAGTCAACACTACCTatgttgattactgtactgcAGGAAATCGGAGCTGTTGTCTCATAAAAGCTGACTTGTTCATGTGTCAACAGGTTCAACAGGCTTGCAAAGAGTCAAGTACCCTGAACGTATTGAATGTCAGTCTGCCATCTCAGATCTACTAGGTTAACATCTGTAGATAGGCAGTCCTCCTTTCCAGTGTCCACAGCAAATAACAGTGTTGTCTTCTGGCTTTTTCTCTTCCTGTATTGTAATGCCATGAAATAttgtcacacagctttgttaagtgccttggggcaaccttgttgtgaaaggcgctatataaaaataaactgaattgaaaaataaattgaagtaTCATTACATCAGAGTTTGGAGAAAAATCTCTTTCTGACCGAGAGAGACGGTGGCCTCAAGGATGCATCCCTGCAAAAATAAGTGCAGTGGACAGAGGTCTCCACCCCTGGACACAAGTCTTCTGACATTAAGGGTATTTTCAGTTAGTGGCTATAGACCATATTAATCCAGACTAATGAATCCAAAGTCTGAATTAAGTAATAATCTTTACAATTATAtagctttttttctggacactccaatcaaagcTCTTTCTAGGTAATGgagattcccctccaccaccaccatgcgtgccagcagccagagtgcgccttcagtggggaggagagcagagtgatgaagccagtttagagatggggattattaggaggccatgactggtaagagccaatgggaaatgtggccaggacactggggttacacccctactcttttcgagaaacgccctgggatttttaatgaacacagagagtcaagacctccgTTTTATgcaaggatggcgccttttttgAAATACTTTAAGTAAGACTGGTTTGCACTGAAAAGCAGGTCCCTGGACCTGGAAACCCCCTGCTGCCGTGGGAGGAGAGACTCACAGAAGGCGTGCTCTCGGCCCGTTTCTCAGACGCCTGGCCTGGCATCGTATCCTGCCGCTCGGTGCTGTCAAAGGCCATCCGCTCTGTACTGCTGTTGGAAGTCGAGCCACCCTCGTCCTCCGACAGCTGCCTCCTCGCCATGTCCTGCTCATACTCTTCCTTTGATCTCCTGCACCCCCAGATAAAGGTAAAGGTAAAGGTGAAAgtcggtcctcaaaactgctgccattacccccgtgccaaaaaagcccaacatggctctggacaatcttaacaattttcgccccatctccaacttacccttcctttcaaaaattctaGAACCGgctgtcacatttcagttacataacaaCCTCATGACAaataaccttttcgaacccctccaatctggctttcaaaacttttttctttagaagaccctttacttaactggttccattctttacccctctgcttctatttttcttagtaccaccatccacagtctcctctttgtattgtaattgtgttttatcttgtgtattctttttatttattgttgtcattctgtaaagcgctttgagaagccacctctaaaggcgctatataaaataaagttttttattattattatctcaccCCAGCCTGGCTGTTTCAGCATcttataatgttagcatgcccaaagaggttgggcagccagttgaccttggacccctagagggtttttttctccttactaaggagtttttggttcctctcctctgttgtcGTCgggtttctgttctgtattcacaacatgtatggtcacttgctttgttaaacgccttggggcaaccttgttgtgaaaggcgctatataaaaataaattgaatttaatttctttatggtcagaaaaacataaaaattattATGAATGCAgaggatgtaaaaaaatacgTTCTTGGCACTTTACAGAAGAATGCTGGAGAAACTTTAAAAAGTTGCACCACATGTTTCATTGACCTCCTCACAAAAGGAGATCTCAAAGAGgtgaaaaactgaaacagaaatcCCAGTGAATAAATGAAACTAGTTTCCACATTACAAGGCAACAGACATCACTACATCAACCAGGAGAATCAGGGAGAAAAGGGATAGAGGGGTATCTGATAAGATCCATGTCAGCTTTTGGTCAAAATCCATCAGagctaaaaatattatttacacaGTTGCCTCACAACCTGATATTAACAGTCTTAAGAAGATTACTTCACCATAGACACAGCTCCTAAGACCTAGCTTAGCGGGAATAGCATCAATCCCATTATGGGACTATCCAGGGCTCCCACAGCAGGAAGTTATCATTCCTGCAGGTGATCATCCACTTTCACCAGACCCACAACTCTTCACCTCTTTACAGCGTCCACTGCAAGACAGCGACTGCAAGAAAACTCTCATCAGAGAGACGTCACGTGTATATATGCAAGAGAAGCAGAAACGTTA from Lepisosteus oculatus isolate fLepOcu1 chromosome 17, fLepOcu1.hap2, whole genome shotgun sequence encodes:
- the cfap36 gene encoding cilia- and flagella-associated protein 36, with the translated sequence MAEDSDWVVESIAEYLGSPAWVVPLTDFMENKCTVFDDEDENKLTYTEIHQQYKELVEKLLENYMQEVGINEEQLLEACTSPLAKSKALQNVFQPVLATEDFEVFKSLMVQKNVELQLQALRVIQERNGTLPECLTDGADMISELEQQELRILKEVLKRSKEEYEQDMARRQLSEDEGGSTSNSSTERMAFDSTERQDTMPGQASEKRAESTPSVCNASRMAEEKNIKSAGKAGDNMKHGTNKVGTQPTAKLLPGRSGADAKLLAPVRAPVRGSEPAADPREKSSTEAAEAWLEEARREAGISRPFTELSAAQQEQLQQRAHYLRQQRDRLLAMKREQRDKLSTSEESPVALAPRTVEISEEEKRQLQKRKHLAEKLKEEVIKKS